DNA from Coffea arabica cultivar ET-39 chromosome 10c, Coffea Arabica ET-39 HiFi, whole genome shotgun sequence:
CATAATGTCCTATAATTTCCAGTTTCCAGCAAAAGGGATATAAGATCAACAAGCAAGACACTGAGGATTGTTGCATTCAGAGGTTAATCAATCATTGGTTTCAAGAAATGGATAGTCAGTGTAGCCAACAACAGGATCAGATGTATAGAAAGTGTCTCTATGGTACTTGTTCAGAGAAGCATTTAACTCGAATCTTCTGGGCAAATCTGGATTGGCCAAGAACAAGCGTCCATATGCAACAAGATCAGCCTGATTTTCGGCCACAGCTCTGTCGCCATCTTCCCTATTATAACCGCCAGCAGCAATGAAAGTACCGTTGAATGCCTTTCTCATCGGCATAAGACTATCTGCAGTTTCCGATTTTTCTCCAAGAGTTTTCATCCTCGGCTCAACCATGTGGCAATAAAGAATTTTGGGCTTGTTCAAGGCTTCTGCGATATAAAGGCCTAGAGCTTTTGGATTTGAATCGCCTGCTTCATAGTAATTTGCAAAAGGGGAAAGCCTTAATCCGACTCTATGAGATCCTATTGCATCTGAAACAGCTTCAACTATTTCTAAAGCAAATCTGCAACGGTTCTCCAAGGAGCCTCCATATTCGTCTGTTCGATCATTGATTTGGTCTTTCAAGAACTGGTCTATTAGAAAACCATGAGCACCATGGATCTCTACCCCATCAAAACCTGCAAATTTTTACACAACACATATATATAGTTAGGGAAATGAACCAGCTTCCTTTCTGTACCTCCAATTGTCCCTTTCTTTCTTCAGTTCGAAATTAGATGCCGTACCTGCCTTGTTCTCACTAAACAATGTACATGACTAACTTTACTagaacaagaaacaaaaatgtGCAAGTTCACATGAAAAGCAATAACGCTGGAGacagtactaaagcaaaatcaaGTTTACCTCAACCGGAAAGATGCTTGGCAAAGAAGAACAAGTGTTTCAGGTTTGGTGTTCTTTGTCTCAAATGCTTGGTAAATTTCTGAACATCAAACTATtgcttcttttcccccaaaaggacaaacttttatttttttggtattcttattttttttcttctttccaatTCCCTTTGGAGTTTACACTAATTAATCACAAGCATGCATTGAATTTACAGTATATATGATTAACAATTTGACATGAGTTGAATATTGGACGTCACTAAGAAAGACTCAAATGCTGTAGATTTCATGAAGCCCTTTCTATCCTAACAAAAACCGTACCTGCTTCAATGGCATTAATAGCAGCAAGCCTGAAATCGTTGACAATCCCAGGAATTTCTTCTGTCTTCAAACGTCTTGGGGGTGAATATTTTGGGGCATCAAAACCTTCGGGAGTTAATGGTTTGTCTGTCGACGAGATTGGAGCTTGTCCATCGGGTTGAGAGCCTGTAAATGGGAGCTTCACAGTgaataattttcaatttaaacACTGGACAAGAAACCAAAGGAAATTTTTGTTTCCTGGTGCACGATGATTATCAAGAAAAGTCGCAGTTAAATatatctatatttttttttctctctgtttgatggttttcccttttctaatTTCAACATGCAATAACATGAAACAAATTAGCTTGAGAAAGAATGAGAGAAGAAGTTACCAGAAACCCTTCCCACATGAGCAATTTGGCAAAAGATAATACCGCCTTTTGCATGAACTGCATCTACTATGGGTTTCCAAGCCTCAACTTGTTCCTTTGTCCATATGCCAGGTGCAAATGGAAACCTTCAAGCATAACATAATATTTGGCAaaattttaaaccaaaaaaaaaaaaaagaaatgtcaGAATTCCACAGTTCTGCTACCTGAACTTCTTTATTGAGCGCTTTGGTacctaaaatttttctttcttgctactccattattaatttattgctAAATATGTATTCTTGAATTTAAATAAGAGTTTAGCATGCAAAATAACATTAATCTTTTGTGGCATAGACGTTAAGAGCAGGGTCTTGCATAAGAATTGCTGCTAAAATTACCCTATGAGCGATGTGTCAGAAACTCCTGTGGCTTCAGTTATGAGAAGACCACCATTGGTGGTTCTCTGAGAGTAATATAATACTGCATGTGGTTGTGGTAAATTGCCATAACTTCTTTGCCTTGTCATTGGTGCCAAAACAAATCTGTATATAATTGACAATGAAGTCAAACTTCCGTAGAAAGAAGAGATTACAAGGAAATCCGCCAACTGGGGCACCTACACTACAAAGTTGCAATCgggacaaagaaaaataaaaaggaaggacCAAGGAATGAATGCAGAGAAGAGGATTTACCTATGAAATAGCTGAAAATTGCCCAGCTTATACGGCGTCAGTAAACGGATTGGTTGCTGAGATTGTTCCTTCTCTTGCCCATGTTCCACCTTCTTTACCATTTCTAGGTTTTTCAATCAATGCATGCAACTAAtgaaccaaaaattttttttcccttgtgcTCAGAAGTTAAAAGAACTAGTGATACAGAGATGTTTAACGCAGTATCATCTGGTTTCAGTTATTTATATAGTTGAAGCAAAGACTTGTACGATACATAGGTCATGAGTGATGCAAAGATTTGCATATGATAGCCGCTATGAATTCTAGTTTGACCATTCTTGCATTTTATTTTATAGAGCTCAGTTTCCTTCCTCTTTCGTGTGTAATAGTAATATTGAAAACTTGAACAAGTATAAAGTAACGATACACTAAGCCGGAAAGGTTAAAAAAAAGGCTTTGCTGAAtgaaatttgcattttttgtttGGTACCATGGTACTAAAACCTGAAAAATTTGGTTTGTTTACTGGGCATTTGAAAAAACTTCTATTTACTTGATGAGCGTGATATGTGACAGTAAATTATTCATATCTGCTCAGTGATTTATTGACATAAatgcttttttcattttttgagtaTTGACATCTCATCTGTGTTTTTCTAAttcctttttcaaaaaattgcagcgccaaaaaccaaaccaagaaaaaaaaaaaaaaagaaagaaagaaagaaagaaagaaagaaggggaaaaaatataagtaataaAATGACAATGACGTGATCAGTGATTCCAAAAGTCTATAAAAGTTGTCCATTCTGCCAGTATTCAGCTACGCGTTGTTTATTCCCATCCCACAGATTTGGAGTCAAACAAGCGTACCAAAgactttgacaaaaaaaaaaaaaaaaaaaaaaaagcgtacCAAAGACCGTAACATCTTACATCATCGAACGACTGGCTGCGTGTGAGAGAAGTTGCGCCGCCGCAGCAGCCTCCGTATTGGGTTTGGGGCCGCCACAGCCCAAAGGAGTTGTTGTGGCTGGAGGGACTAACTCCCAGTTTGCGTTGTAAGTATTTTTTTAGAGGATTTTTTGAAGGAGTATTGTTGTAACGTTTTTTTCAAGattgatatatgtaaaatagAAAAGAGATCAAAAAATACGTAAAAGTAATATTTATGGTAGAGCCGCTTAGAGtgtaaatgttttaattttttttagccaCATGCATCATTCAACAAAATTTCTCCAAGAGAAAAAGAATATGAAAAGTTATCATACAAATTTACCTTACATTATTATTATCTCTTTGAAAAGGGGGTAAACGCAATTTTTAACTTAGACTGTGTGTCACATCATTTGGTGAAATCGGCGTTCAGCAACGAAAGTGGAAAATCATTGAACTCGCGATCATTCAAATTTTGACCTCCCGTTCTCTGTCATAGTTGCTTATTATCACGATGGACAAGTCCAGGTTCATGCCATCCTTCCGGTCAAAACAACTTTGTAGGTAGGATTTTGGTCAAAACGCACTCATTCGTAGGTGCCAGTTGCAGTAAATAATTGGTCGAACAAATAGTTTTACACATGTTAAGCATATCTCACTTTATAACCTATGTTATTGTTAAACATAAAAGAAGTAAAatgttcattttttccttttgtgtgCATATGtggtttttatttaattttgcagTCATTcatttcacaattttttttccGAATTGTAACCATCAAttccttccaaaaaaaaaaaaaaaatttgtaaccaTCAATTCCTCGTACCAATCATTGTCCTATCTACAATCCGTATTCCACATATCTTAATCCCTAATGATCTAATCCTACCCATAATCCTATTCTATAAATTTCACTTGCTAATTGGGTGCTATCAGATGTTATCTTTGTTAGGTTACAGAACTTTGCCGCTTGGGAGGCTAACTGGACCCCTAGGAAGGCCAATGTGCCAGCACATTTATTAGCTAGAAGTGCTCGCTCTATTTCAGATATCTGTAGTTGGAGTTATTCTCCACCATCTTTTATTCTCTCCGCAATTTCGGCGGACCTATCCTCACCTTaatgaaattttctaatttgctatcaaaaaaaaaaaaaaactaagcatTAAATAAGAGAACAAACAAGAATGCCAAGTCACGAAAAGAAAGGACTGCAACATATTGTTTTATTGCTGAATCAGCTACAGCTGCGGCAAGAAATAAGAGGTCTACAATGTGATATTTCTGAACTTCCATTCGCAGAAAGTTAAAATACATGATTTTTGTTTATCCTTTTCtcccaaaaaagaagaaaaaaaattcgttAGTTAGTTAATATCTGGATTATCTAAGTATATGTTTCAATAAGAATACCACTCCAACTAACACTCCTCCCCTCACACAACTTCTCACTTTAATTAATACTCATCCAATTAACAATTCCATTCcaattaaaactcctccaaCCCAATAATAAGAGATAACAAcataaattcacaaaaaaactGCAATTTACCATCTCTTTGAACTTCTTTCTAGAGTGAATGAGGAACAGGCACTAAATTGTGGAGATATCAAAAGGGAATGAGTCAAATGTGAGACTACCATTTGGGTTTGCATTCCATTTCTTGGGCTCtgatttaaataaataattaagatAACAACCTTACAAAGAAAATAAGGAATAGGAAATGCAATTTTGTCTAACCTAAGAAATAGGATAAAACACATAATACTATAAAAATCTATATCTATAGGTATTGTAGGGAGGGTTTTTTGGATGATTAAATCAGAATACTTATAACttctcattatttttttttatagaattttaaaatttttaattattatatatttcTTCATGTCTTTTAAATTTAAAAGTAAGAAGTGGCTTGCTTATCTaggaatttgatttgaaatctaTTAATGTGAGCGTAAATAAAGAGTAAAACCACCAACcttactaaaagtaaaaaagtaaatacCAATATTTTACTCTTCAACTCAGTAATCCTAAgtaaaagggcaaattatatagaaaacaaaaaaaaaatattcactgGTCATGGATTTAAAATATCAATAATAGTACCATCTGTGAATCCTAAATTATGAAATTactaaatagaaaacaaagtaCTACTAGCCTAAAAAACAAATTATGAATTTATAGGATTTGAGAGAATGGTGAAGGGAAAAGAATAGAAAATTGGGTGGCAAAAATAGAAAGTTAGAGGTTAGCTATAAACGAGAGAAAAAGAATATCAAGAAGTTAAAGAGTGGTGGGAAAAGTcgaaaaataaagataaattaCTACAAAATCAGACGAAGagagaggagaagaaagaaTAAGATTGTATGGATATGACAGGAAAGATGACACCGTGATAAGAGGTTTGAAAATCATAGAAGGCAGCGGATAGCTAATTAGTAGGTAAGAGAGGATAGAAAGAGTGatagtttttaataattttgaaaattttgaaacacaTCTTACAaagattattttaaatatatattaaaatttatgaaaaacATTATTCTATAAGCACTCAACAATTTTGGGATTACAAAatgagagaatttttttttaaattgaggaaaatgaattggttatactttatatttttaatgttACAAATTTTGATATATGGGTATAACATGATATATTGATAAATAAGTTTACAATTGCTCTATCATATAAATtgttataaattaaattattttactaAAATTGTTATCATATATTGACAAACAATAGGTTAACAAATTTTGATTTCAACTTATTTAAGATATTAAAATTAAGAAAGTCCATTTTGCACTtatgaaataaattttttttaacatgttAAGCAAACacttctttaaattttttttgtttatatacTTTATTTTATACTATAATAGA
Protein-coding regions in this window:
- the LOC113713814 gene encoding putative 12-oxophytodienoate reductase 11, yielding MVKKVEHGQEKEQSQQPIRLLTPYKLGNFQLFHRFVLAPMTRQRSYGNLPQPHAVLYYSQRTTNGGLLITEATGVSDTSLIGFPFAPGIWTKEQVEAWKPIVDAVHAKGGIIFCQIAHVGRVSGSQPDGQAPISSTDKPLTPEGFDAPKYSPPRRLKTEEIPGIVNDFRLAAINAIEAGFDGVEIHGAHGFLIDQFLKDQINDRTDEYGGSLENRCRFALEIVEAVSDAIGSHRVGLRLSPFANYYEAGDSNPKALGLYIAEALNKPKILYCHMVEPRMKTLGEKSETADSLMPMRKAFNGTFIAAGGYNREDGDRAVAENQADLVAYGRLFLANPDLPRRFELNASLNKYHRDTFYTSDPVVGYTDYPFLETND